GTATCTACAAGTAATTTACTCATAAGCCTTTTCACGGATATCTATTTTGTCAAATGCACCATTCAATTTATAGGTGTGCAACTGTTTTTTATCGGTTTGTTTTTTTATAGAATATTCAATAAAATTAAATACATTTTCAACGAGCTCTTCTGGCATCTGGTCAATCTCTTGTTTTACACGTTCTTTTGTCGTCATACAATACTCCAAGTACAATAAGTTGAATAAGGTCGCTTATCTCGCTTACGTCTCTTTCTTCGCGTGTTCCGTGCCTGCCCTGCTTGCCCAGTTGAACTTCTTCCATTCAACCGGGTTGTACTCCTGGCCCGATTGTATGAAAAAACCGGGTGCAGCTCTTACATAGTACGCGGTTGCCCTCAACCGCTGTCTATTTCTTCTCGACCCGGCACTCACTTGGAGGCTAGACTTTTGTGCTTTGCAGGGACGTTCAAACTGCAAGTGAGTGCCGGGCGGCCTACTCTCAGACCTCAATTTGTATGCTTCGTTAGCACAAGCGTGCCTGCGCCTTGGCAGGCATGGGGGTTAGTGCTGTTTGGCAACTCTTTTTATTTCTTGGAAGAAATCTTGGGCGTTGTTCATGAGAACAGCTTGGGTTAAAAGGCTTTGAAGCGTTTCCAGGGTCTGAATTGAACGGATCTTTTCGATCAGCTCTGGGTGCAAAGTGCCAAACTTTGCCTGAGCAACTGTTATAAGATTATTTTGGCTTGCCTTGACCTCACCCTTAATAAGGCCCTTCTGCTCTCCCTGTTCCATCCATTGATCGGCCAATGTATTCATTACTCTCTCACCTCCTTCCGGAAGGTACGACAAGGCTTTTTGAAAGTCATCCTTGCTCAAAACCCCTGAGGCTTTGGTCAAATATTTGAAAAATATTTCAATGTATTCGGTGGCGGTATGTGATCCAAGGGCCTGTACAAATCCCTGAACCAAGCGGGGAAGCATCTCCTTGATCTGCGGCGTGTCCATGGACTTGATCATCTCCACGTAGAGCCGAAGAATCACATTCTCTTGGACCTTCTGTGCATCCAGCCCCCGGACACTGAAAAAAGCAAAAGCAAAATCAGGAATGTAGGCCTTAAAAGAATCCGAGGGCATCTCCACCAGATCATGAAACGAGATCCGGGGCTTCCAACTGTCTCTGCCTTGATAGATCACAATCGGCAAGATCGGAGGCAGTTTACCGAGAATCATGTTTTGATCATACAGATCCTTCCATTGCAAAGCCATATACCGCAGGATCTGCATTCCCACCAAGGGTTCCGGGGCGCTT
The window above is part of the Desulfovermiculus halophilus DSM 18834 genome. Proteins encoded here:
- a CDS encoding Rpn family recombination-promoting nuclease/putative transposase, with amino-acid sequence MASKREYAPHEGLFHKVFRNAGNTKYFLRQHLSAEIQRNIDLDSLRLENVSYVDDNLKKHFSDLVFSLMLKGEELPSARVYLLFEHKSAPEPLVGMQILRYMALQWKDLYDQNMILGKLPPILPIVIYQGRDSWKPRISFHDLVEMPSDSFKAYIPDFAFAFFSVRGLDAQKVQENVILRLYVEMIKSMDTPQIKEMLPRLVQGFVQALGSHTATEYIEIFFKYLTKASGVLSKDDFQKALSYLPEGGERVMNTLADQWMEQGEQKGLIKGEVKASQNNLITVAQAKFGTLHPELIEKIRSIQTLETLQSLLTQAVLMNNAQDFFQEIKRVAKQH